A DNA window from Zingiber officinale cultivar Zhangliang chromosome 3A, Zo_v1.1, whole genome shotgun sequence contains the following coding sequences:
- the LOC122051799 gene encoding putative lipoxygenase 5, protein MALSMENLGASLSQRSLLLSPRSPLLRAASEQGRFGFSQVERRRIYRLGGAVRPSVVATMVLRERTVSAEVEEKPVRFKVRAAVTVRRKKKEDLKETVASQFDALLDKMGKHVVLELISTKIDLKTGKPKASSRAELRGWSEKKAAAKAEKAVYTAEFAVDSDFGEAGAITVLNWHHGEFFLESVVVEGFACGPVHFPCNSWVQPTRIHPTKRIFFSNTPYLPSETPVGLRELRQQELKELRGDGKGQRKLTDRVFDYDTYNDLGNPDKGIEFARPTLGGEKRPYPRRLRTGRPPTISDPETESRVEDPLPTYVPRDDRFEEGKVEMLTAGARKAVLHNLVPLLVAGFCPESNEFKAFHEVDNLFKEGLRLKQSLQDQLFHKLPLVSKIEESSDGLLRYDTPNIITKDKFAWLRDDEFARQTLAGINPVNIQKLQAFPPVSELDPAVYGPRESSIEEEHIISHLEGMPVQQALEEEKLFLLDFHDAYLPFLDRINAQDGRKAYGTRTLFFLTKLGTLKPIAIELSLPPVRPGDPQANRVLTPPTDATSNWLWQLAKAHVCSNDAGVHQLVNHWLKTHACMEPFIVAAHRQLSAMHPVFKLLKPHMRYTLHVNSLARQILINGGGVIESGFTPGPVGLEISAAAYRDHWRIDHEGLPADLLRRGMAVEDDTQPHGLRLVIEDYPYAADGLLLWSAIEKWVEKYVAAYYTDAESVRSDWELQSWYAEAVGVGHADKRDAPWWPQLASTGELSSFLTTLIWLCSAQHAALNFGQYPLGGYIPNRPPLMRRLVPAVGNPEYEYFRSDPARYFLASLPSLTQATTFMTVIDTLSTHSADEEYLGERPDPYTWTADGDMVEAFHEFAAEVRRAEAEIVQRNADPARRNRCGAGVLPYELLAPSSGPGITCRGVPNSVTI, encoded by the exons ATGGCGCTTTCCATGGAGAATTTGGGGGCTTCTTTGTCCCAGAGGAGTCTTCTTCTATCTCCGAGATCGCCCCTGTTGCGAGCCGCCAGCGAACAGGGCAGGTTCGGGTTTTCCCAGGTCGAGAGGCGGAGGATTTACCGGCTTGGGGGAGCCGTGAGGCCTTCAGTGGTGGCGACGATGGTTCTGAGAGAAAGGACGGTGAGTGCGGAGGTGGAGGAGAAACCGGTGAGGTTTAAGGTCCGCGCAGCAGTGacggtgaggaggaagaagaaggaggatctTAAGGAGACGGTCGCGAGCCAGTTTGATGCTTTATTGGACAAGATGGGTAAACACGTCGTCTTGGAGCTCATCAGCACGAAGATTGATCTCA AAACGGGAAAGCCGAAGGCGAGCAGCCGGGCGGAGCTCCGGGGCTGGTCCGAGAAGAAGGCGGCGGCGAAGGCGGAGAAGGCGGTCTACACGGCGGAGTTCGCCGTCGACTCCGACTTCGGCGAGGCCGGCGCGATCACGGTGCTCAACTGGCACCACGGTGAGTTCTTCCTGGAGAGCGTCGTGGTCGAGGGCTTCGCCTGCGGCCCCGTTCACTTCCCCTGCAACTCCTGGGTCCAACCCACACGGATCCACCCCACCAAGCGCATCTTCTTCAGCAACACG CCGTATTTGCCGTCGGAGACTCCAGTCGGGTTGCGCGAGCTGCGGCAGCAGGAGCTCAAGGAGCTGCGCGGAGACGGGAAAGGACAGAGGAAGCTGACCGACCGAGTGTTCGACTACGACACCTACAACGATTTGGGCAACCCCGATAAGGGAATCGAGTTCGCGAGGCCCACGCTTGGAGGCGAGAAGAGGCCGTACCCGAGAAGATTGAGGACAGGGCGACCTCCAACAATCTCAG ATCCAGAAACAGAGAGCAGGGTGGAGGATCCGCTGCCGACGTACGTGCCGCGCGACGACCGGTTCGAGGAAGGGAAGGTGGAGATGTTGACGGCGGGAGCGCGGAAGGCCGTGCTCCACAACCTGGTTCCGTTGCTCGTCGCCGGATTCTGCCCGGAGAGCAACGAGTTCAAGGCGTTCCATGAAGTGGACAACCTCTTCAAGGAAGGGCTTCGACTGAAGCAGAGTCTGCAGGACCAGCTGTTCCACAAGCTCCCTCTGGTGAGCAAGATCGAGGAGTCCAGCGACGGTCTCCTCCGATACGACACCCCTAACATCATCACCA AGGACAAGTTCGCGTGGCTGCGGGACGATGAGTTCGCTCGTCAAACACTTGCAGGGATTAACCCAGTCAACATACAAAAGCTTCAG GCGTTTCCTCCCGTGAGTGAACTAGATCCTGCCGTGTACGGGCCTCGAGAATCCTCCATTGAAGAAGAACACATCATCAGCCACCTCGAAGGCATGCCCGTTCAACAG GCACTGGAGGAGGAGAAGCTATTTCTGTTGGATTTTCATGACGCGTACCTCCCTTTCCTTGACCGGATCAATGCGCAAGACGGGCGGAAAGCTTACGGCACGCGCaccctcttcttcctcaccaagctGGGGACGCTCAAGCCCATCGCCATCGAGCTCAGCCTGCCTCCGGTGCGGCCCGGCGATCCCCAGGCCAACCGAGTCCTCACTCCGCCCACCGACGCTACCAGCAACTGGCTCTGGCAACTGGCTAAGGCCCACGTCTGCTCCAACGACGCCGGCGTCCACCAACTCGTAAACCATTG GTTGAAGACGCACGCGTGCATGGAGCCGTTCATCGTGGCAGCGCACCGGCAACTAAGCGCGATGCACCCGGTATTCAAGTTGTTGAAGCCCCACATGAGGTACACATTGCACGTCAACTCCCTCGCTCGCCAAATCCTCATCAACGGTGGCGGCGTCATCGAATCGGGCTTCACCCCCGGCCCTGTTGGCCTGGAGATTAGCGCCGCTGCCTACCGCGACCACTGGCGCATCGACCACGAAGGCCTCCCCGCCGATCTCCTTCGACG GGGCATGGCGGTGGAGGACGATACGCAGCCGCACGGGCTGAGGCTGGTGATCGAGGACTACCCGTACGCCGCTGACGGGCTTCTCCTATGGTCGGCGATCGAGAAGTGGGTGGAGAAGTACGTGGCGGCGTACTACACGGACGCGGAGTCGGTACGGTCAGACTGGGAGCTGCAGAGCTGGTACGCGGAGGCCGTCGGCGTCGGGCATGCCGACAAGCGCGACGCGCCCTGGTGGCCGCAGTTGGCGAGTACCGGAGAACTGAGCTCCTTCCTCACCACCCTTATCTGGCTCTGCTCCGCTCAGCACGCCGCCCTCAACTTCGGGCAGTACCCGCTGGGCGGGTACATCCCCAATAGGCCTCCCTTAATGCGCCGCCTGGTGCCTGCCGTGGGGAACCCGGAGTACGAGTACTTCCGGAGCGACCCGGCACGTTACTTCCTCGCGTCGCTCCCGTCTCTGACGCAGGCGACGACGTTCATGACGGTGATCGACACGCTGTCGACGCACTCGGCGGATGAGGAATACCTCGGGGAGCGCCCCGATCCGTACACGTGGACGGCCGATGGGGACATGGTCGAGGCGTTCCACGAGTTCGCTGCGGAGGTGAGGCGGGCGGAGGCGGAGATCGTGCAGCGGAACGCCGACCCTGCGAGGCGAAATAGGTGCGGCGCCGGCGTGCTTCCGTACGAGTTACTGGCGCCGAGTTCGGGACCCGGGATCACGTGCCGAGGAGTGCCCAACAGCGTCACCATCTGA